Proteins co-encoded in one Apodemus sylvaticus chromosome 6, mApoSyl1.1, whole genome shotgun sequence genomic window:
- the Dync2li1 gene encoding cytoplasmic dynein 2 light intermediate chain 1 — translation MPSETLWEIAKAEVEKRRSHGSEGDGAEIGEKSVFFIGSKNGGKTTIILRCLDRDEPAKPTLALEYTYGRKTKGHNTPKDIAHFWELGGGTSLLDLISIPITVDTLRTFSIVLVLDLSKPNDLWSTMESLLQATKSHVDKVIMKLGKTNSKASAEMRQRMWSAMQKDHPDRELIDPFPIPLVIIGSKYDIFQDFDPEKRKVICKTLRFVAHYYGASLMFTSKSEALLLKMRGVINQLAFGIDKSKSMCVDQNKPLFITAGLDSLCQIGSPPVPDSDIGKLQAHSPMELWEKVYEKLFPPKSTSTLKAIQDPARDPQYAESEVDEMRVQKDQELEQYKRSSSKTWKQIELDS, via the exons atgcccag TGAAACTCTCTGGGAAATCGCAAAAGCTGAGGTAGAGAAACGGAGAAGCCATGGAAGCGAAGGGGACGGAGCTGAAATCggagaaaaatctgttttcttcattGGCAGTAAAAATGGG GGAAAAACTACCATTATCCTAAGGTGTCTTGACAG GGATGAGCCGGCAAAGCCAACCTTAGCGTTGGAGTACACGTACGGAAGGAAAACCAAGGGTCACAACACA cCAAAAGACATCGCTCACTTTTGGGAGCTGGGCGGAGGAACCTCGTTACTGGACCTGATCAGTATCCCGATCACGGTCGACACCCTAAG GACGTTTTCTATTGTTCTTGTTCTGGACCTTTCCAAACCTAATGATCTCTGGTCCACCATGGAAAGTCTGTTGCAAGCCACCAAAAGCCACGTCGACAAGGTGATAATGAAGCTGGGCAAGACGAACTCTAAGGCCTCAGCGGAGATGAGGCAGAGGATGTGGAGCGCCATGCAGAAGGACCATCCG GATCGGGAATTAATTGACCCATTTCCAATACCTCTGGTCATTATTGGAAGTaaatatgatattttccag GATTTTGATCCTGAGAAGAGGAAGGTGATATGTAAGACCCTGCGCTTTGTGGCACACTACTACGGAGCCTCGCTGATG TTCACCAGCAAATCAGAAGCTCTATTACTGAAGATGCGCGGTGTTATCAACCAATTGGCATTCGGTATTGATAAAAG CAAATCAATGTGTGTGGATCAAAATAAACCACTGTTTATCACAGCAGGATTGGATTCTTTATGTCAAATAG GGTCCCCTCCTGTTCCCGACAGTGACATTGGAAAGCTTCAGGCCCACTCACCTATGGAGCTGTGGGAAAAGGTGTATGAGAAGCTCTTCCCACCAAAG AGTACCAGCACCCTGAAGGCGATCCAGGACCCAGCCCGAGACCCACAGTACGCAGAAAGTGAAGTGGACGAGATGAGGGTTCAGAAGGATCAG